A window of the Linepithema humile isolate Giens D197 chromosome 4, Lhum_UNIL_v1.0, whole genome shotgun sequence genome harbors these coding sequences:
- the LOC105668577 gene encoding uncharacterized protein isoform X2 — MGQPTPRYGQQTPSHHQGPFVHPPPPSMTPSHHRSTQSHRPTPPLSTPSGDPTDWKKAAEAWARLKSGSRVSGSTPRHGGKKQGMMSQGKFRVITTN; from the exons ATGGGCCAGCCCACTCCCAGATACGGCCAACAGACCCCCAGTCATCATCAGGGACCGTTTGTGCATCCGCCGCCGCCCTCGATGACCCCCAGTCATCACAGATCTACTCAGTCGCATAGACCTACGCCGCCCCTGTCCACTCCTTCCGGCGATCCGACAGACTGGAAGAAGGCGGCCGAAGCATGGGCACGACTGAAGAGTGGTTCCCGTGTCTC TGGATCAACGCCTAGGCATGGTGGAAAGAAACAAG GTATGATGAGTCAAGGAAAATTCCGCGTAATTACGACGAATTGA
- the LOC105669020 gene encoding uncharacterized protein, translated as MSHASSAESETLTSGSILRSLLLEKKHYNTNNEKIMAISSAIHISSNGKKAALTVQDNYAQFSLPNTLSVKCASNSVSANTNVSKDYLQSYTSSRISTNVIQKVERVFLKWKVMLNNQHELIIKGTLACGKIAHSKPISRRYTATCIESKFKYKYHLEGNIVDETNGLPNYVRGKFYNGFSDDWENVYLLWRTYVNQGCPITFHWLTPITDSDDDSKSEMTDLRYTCVNNDEVVPRTKSHRLAERIQSEYSSNKFPKKKEKYNNCLKYSSQNYEKNTLFIKPLIPESKNKAPVSQTSLAYDEDGEQNFRPNVNTSHSSRKMTILKDYIQKDKPNIIINNLIDKNCSRAYIDKIVEMCDCLNYVASYEALSECIHSPMVLARQHTFKSEQTSPQQTAMLDSNCVDTNKIGNRTMEPKSYVHSSDLGYKSVKNDFITAHQSNPISTKPERNDYKNLDKSESEIYSGIPKIQIERVLRHRERMHNGQVEKKIMPQKYAANSQHNARGVGSESVRTTIPIVSAKETLFSEPCTSTHDEATNAGRRRKAVVHQRPHKTTFLINQEAQRRLRSSSTDSEVEKLSVCASRSRKFIQMRTS; from the exons ATGTCACATGCTTCTTCGGCCGAAAGCGAGACTTTAACTTCCGGTAGTATTCTCAGAAGTCTACTCTTGGAGAAGAAGCATTACAATacgaataatgaaaaaataatggcTATATCCAGTGCTATTCATATATCGTCAAATGGTAAAAAAGCAGCATTAACTGTGCAGGACAATTATGCACAGTTTTCCCTACCAAATACACTTTCCGTGAAGTGTGCCTCCAACTCTGTATCCGCTAATACAAATGTTAGCAAAGATTATTTACAATCTTATACTTCATCAAGGATTTCCACCAATGTTATACAAAAGGTTGAAAGAgtgtttttaaaatggaaagTTATGTTGAACAATCAacatgaattaataattaaaggaaCATTAGCATG cgGAAAAATTGCACACAGCAAGCCTATATCAAGAAGATACACCGCAACGTGTATTGAATcgaaattcaaatataaatatcatctTGAAGGAAATATTGTTGACGAAACAAATGG TTTGCCGAATTATGTacgcggaaaattttacaacggCTTTTCCGATGACTGGGAAAATGTTTATCTGCTATGGAGAACATACGTTAACCAGGGATGTCCGATAACATTTCATTGGCTTACTCCTATTACCGATAGCGATGATGACTCGAAGAGTGAAATGACAGATCTGAGATACACATGCGTGAACAATGATGAAGTTGTTCCCAGAACAAAGTCTCACAGATTAGCTGAACGTATTCAGTCTGAATATTCGAGTAATAAGTTTccaaaaaagaaggaaaaatataataattgcttgAAATACAGTTCTCAAAATTACGAGAAAAATACTTTGTTCATAAAGCCTTTAATTCCCGAGTCAAAAAACAAAGCACCTGTTTCACAAACGAGCTTGGCATATGACGAAGATGGTGAGCAGAATTTTAGACCGAACGTAAATACATCGCACTCTTCCAGGAAAATGACCATATTGAAGGACTACATCCAGAAGGATAAAccgaatattattatcaataatttgatAGATAAGAATTGTTCTCGGGCATATATTGATAAGATTGTCGAGATGTGTGATTGTTTGAATTATGTAGCGTCTTATGAAGCGCTTTCAGAATGCATTCACAGCCCGATGGTTCTCGCAAGACAACATACTTTCAAGTCGGAACAGACTTCGCCACAGCAGACCGCCATGCTCGATAGCAATTGTGTAGACACTAACAAGATTGGAAACCGAACGATGGAACCGAAAAGCTACGTGCATTCTAGCGATCTGGGATACAAAAGCGTAAAAAATGACTTCATCACCGCTCATCAGTCGAATCCAATAAGTACTAAGCCGGAGCGCAACgattacaaaaatttggaCAAATCGGAGAGTGAGATTTACTCGGGCATACCAAAAATACAGATCGAACGAGTTTTAAGACATAGAGAAAGAATGCACAACGGTCAAgtggaaaagaaaataatgccTCAGAAATATGCGGCGAATTCGCAGCACAATGCGAGAGGAGTCGGGTCTGAATCTGTTCGAACGACAATTCCAATCGTGAGTGCCAAAGAGACTTTATTTTCCGAACCTTGCACAAGTACGCACGATGAAGCGACGAATGCAGGAAGACGCCGCAAAGCAGTTGTGCATCAAAGACCGCACAAAACCacttttttaatcaatcaaGAGGCACAAAGAAGATTGAGATCTTCATCCACCGATAGCGAAGTAGAGAAATTAAG CGTTTGCGCATCTCGCAGCCGAAAGTTTATACAGATGCGGACTTCTTGA
- the LOC105668577 gene encoding uncharacterized protein isoform X1, which produces MGQPTPRYGQQTPSHHQGPFVHPPPPSMTPSHHRSTQSHRPTPPLSTPSGDPTDWKKAAEAWARLKSGSRVSGSTPRHGGKKQGELLRIMAAKSWGTCLSTNHRGPILCAQNSNVHS; this is translated from the exons ATGGGCCAGCCCACTCCCAGATACGGCCAACAGACCCCCAGTCATCATCAGGGACCGTTTGTGCATCCGCCGCCGCCCTCGATGACCCCCAGTCATCACAGATCTACTCAGTCGCATAGACCTACGCCGCCCCTGTCCACTCCTTCCGGCGATCCGACAGACTGGAAGAAGGCGGCCGAAGCATGGGCACGACTGAAGAGTGGTTCCCGTGTCTC TGGATCAACGCCTAGGCATGGTGGAAAGAAACAAGGTGAGTTATTGCGCATAATGGCGGCAAAGAGTTGGGGGACTTGCTTGTCAACCAATCACAGGGGACCCATTTTATGCGCGCAAAATTCAAACGTTCACAgctga
- the LOC136999564 gene encoding uncharacterized protein, whose amino-acid sequence MLDSDFALINLIKYLKIYKCSENTLCKEAVQRKLVKIYIIYKLMRIEEKKRDSRIKRRRFWVRPIFNIERRFAQGASNNLMQEMTFEDVEKFFNYFRMTPETFEKLLHIVSPHIQKQFVIREPISARTRLQICLRYLSSGDSMVSISYAFRVGHNTVSQIVSETCDVIWDILKDMVFLKATEDNWRKIADEFEEKCNFPNCIGAIDGKHIILQVNF is encoded by the coding sequence ATGTTGGACTCGGACTTtgcgttaataaatttaataaagtatttaaaaatatacaaatgctCGGAAAATACATTATGCAAAGAAGCTGTTCAACGAAAATtagtgaaaatttatataatatacaaattaatgagaatcgaagaaaaaaaaagagattctAGAATTAAACGCAGAAGATTTTGGGTTAgaccaatttttaatatcgaaaGAAGATTTGCACAAGGGGCTAGCAACAATCTGATGCAAGAAATGACTTTTGAAGAtgtcgaaaaattttttaattattttcgtatGACACcagaaacatttgaaaaattgttgcatattgTTTCACCGCATATACAGAAACAATTTGTTATTCGTGAGCCAATTTCTGCTCGCACTCGCCTTCAAATCTGCTTACGATATTTATCTTCAGGAGATAGCATGGTATCCATATCATACGCATTTCGTGTAGGACACAATACAGTGTCACAGATTGTATCAGAGACATGCGATGTAATATgggatattttaaaagatatggTATTCCTAAAAGCAACTGAAGATAACTGGCGAAAAATAGCCGATGAATTTGAAGAAAAGTGTAATTTTCCCAATTGCATTGGCGCAATTGATGGGAAacacataatattacaagtaaatttttaa